The Carassius carassius chromosome 16, fCarCar2.1, whole genome shotgun sequence genome window below encodes:
- the lmcd1 gene encoding LIM and cysteine-rich domains protein 1, which yields MDVLASGQKMLAGKGAACLTCKEICSGFQPHSWRKACIQCHCSQEEHVSSSDTEHDRKMGRLLAESRYAHLTTKVKGGDGTRVYKRNRMIVTNPVVSRKDPTFITVTYDWAPPGLTQKLAMQYMELLPEERRPVAGTAGSLYRHKQLIRQLPSYDHDPAYCHSLSEVELKAMAQFVKSFKEESLGVGEVALPGEKCMAVKNEKASQEQTDPESTTNGTAQSPLSNKSEYHCSGCGQLAAMDSPVVYADRAGYSRLWHLNCFVCCECGEPLVDLIYFWKEGALLCGRHYCQSIRPRCLGCDELIFSEMFLQEASGHVWHKEHFCCWLCGQNLRVQCACDKRQSIYSSD from the exons GAAAGCTTGCATACAGTGCCACTGCAGTCAGGAGGAGCATGTGTCCAGCTCTGACACTGAGCATGACCGCAAGATGGGGAGACTGCTGGCAGAGTCTCGTTATGCCCATCTCACAACTAAGGTTAAGGGAGGAGACGGCACGAGGGTCTATAAACGCAACCGCATGATCGTCACCAACCCAGTGGTCTCACGTAAAGACCCAACGTTCATCACCGTCACATATGACTGGGCCCCACCAGGCCTCACCCAGAAACTG gcgATGCAGTACATGGAGCTTCTCCCTGAAGAAAGGCGACCTGTGGCAGGCACAGCAGGATCATTATATCGCCACAAGCAACTGATAAGACAGCTACCTTCCTACGATCATGACCCTGCATACTGCCACAGCCTGTCTGAGGTGGAGTTGAAAGCTATGGCTCAGTTTGTGAAATCCTTTAAGGAGGAATCCTTAGGAGTAGGAGAGGTTGCTCTGCCTGGAGAAAAATGTATGGCTGTAAAGAATGAAAAGGCCTCCCAAGAACAGACAGATCCGGAGAGTACCACAAATGGAACCGCACAGTCTCCTCTCAGCAATAAGAGTGAATAT CATTGCAGTGGCTGTGGACAGTTGGCAGCTATGGACAGTCCTGTGGTGTATGCCGACAGGGCTGGGTACTCGAGACTGTGGCATCTCAACTGCTTTGTGTGCTGTGAGTGTGGCGAGCCTCTGGTGGACCTGATTTATTTTTGGAAGGAAGGAGCGCTGCTGTGTGGACGCCATTACTGCCAGAGCATCAGACCTCGCTGCCTGGGCTGTGATGAG ctGATCTTCTCAGAAATGTTCCTGCAGGAGGCCAGTGGTCATGTGTGGCATAAGGAACACTTCTGCTGCTGGCTGTGTGGGCAGAATCTCAGAGTTCAATGTGCTTGTGACAAGCGTCAATCGATATACAGTTCAGATTAG